In Aestuariibaculum lutulentum, one DNA window encodes the following:
- a CDS encoding Ig-like domain-containing protein, producing the protein MNKTFSNVILMALIGLVLANCANRGTPDGGPKDETPPQIIKSSPENYTTNFKSNEIKIYFDEYIKIKDLQKQLIISPPMEYQPEVTPQGGASKFITIKIKDTLKANTTYAFNFGNSITDNNEGNPYPYYRYVFSTGSYIDSLSVKGNIIDALKSKPETFINVGLYEVDSTYNDSIVYNKVPTYITNTLDSVTTFNIENIKAGKYLLMALKDNNGDNKFQQKTDQIGFYDHIITVPSDSSYTLKLFKETLDFKATRPFIAAQQKIAFGYEGKVEGMKINVASEVPSYFEHRITKEEKTDTLNYWYRPKVEVDSIIFKVSNTDYSKDYTVKIRPQDKDSLIIKSIPANSISEIFKIKGNIPFVNFDTSKVNLIDKDSAKVEFSTKLDSLNNTYAIDFKKTEDNNYKIQILPEALTDFFENKNADTLNYTVRTKKSSEFGYVRFNLVNAKLPVIIQLTTEKGEVKYEQAVAKAGAVDFENLPAGIFYIRVIHDSNGNGIFDTGNYLKKLQPEEVSFFKEIEIRADWGLEETLNFTGE; encoded by the coding sequence ATGAACAAAACGTTTTCAAATGTTATTTTAATGGCCTTAATAGGCTTGGTGTTGGCTAACTGTGCGAATCGTGGAACTCCTGATGGTGGCCCAAAAGACGAAACACCACCACAAATTATAAAATCTTCACCTGAAAACTATACTACCAATTTTAAAAGCAACGAAATCAAAATTTATTTTGACGAATACATCAAAATAAAAGATTTACAGAAACAGCTTATTATTTCGCCTCCTATGGAATATCAACCAGAGGTAACCCCACAAGGTGGTGCAAGTAAATTCATTACCATAAAAATTAAAGACACCTTAAAAGCCAATACAACCTACGCCTTTAATTTCGGAAATAGTATTACCGATAATAATGAAGGTAACCCATACCCATACTATCGTTATGTGTTTTCAACCGGGAGTTATATCGATTCGCTTTCTGTAAAAGGAAACATTATTGATGCTTTAAAAAGTAAACCTGAAACTTTTATTAATGTCGGACTTTATGAAGTAGACTCGACGTATAACGATTCCATAGTTTATAACAAAGTTCCAACATATATCACCAACACTTTAGATAGCGTAACGACTTTCAACATTGAAAATATAAAAGCAGGGAAATATCTTTTAATGGCGCTTAAAGACAATAATGGGGATAATAAATTTCAGCAAAAAACAGATCAAATCGGGTTTTACGACCATATTATAACCGTACCTTCAGATTCAAGTTATACCCTAAAACTATTTAAAGAAACTCTTGATTTTAAAGCGACACGACCATTTATTGCTGCACAGCAAAAAATTGCTTTTGGTTATGAAGGTAAAGTTGAAGGAATGAAAATAAATGTTGCTTCTGAAGTTCCTTCGTACTTTGAACACCGCATTACCAAAGAAGAAAAGACAGACACACTTAACTATTGGTACAGACCTAAGGTTGAAGTTGATTCTATTATTTTTAAAGTGTCGAATACCGATTATTCAAAAGACTATACAGTTAAAATTCGTCCACAGGATAAAGATTCTTTAATTATAAAAAGTATTCCGGCTAATAGCATTTCAGAGATCTTTAAAATTAAAGGAAACATTCCTTTTGTAAATTTTGACACCTCAAAAGTAAACTTGATTGATAAGGATTCTGCTAAAGTAGAGTTCTCTACAAAATTAGATAGCCTAAACAACACCTATGCTATCGATTTTAAGAAAACTGAAGATAACAACTATAAAATTCAGATTCTCCCTGAAGCTTTAACCGACTTTTTCGAGAATAAAAATGCTGATACGCTTAACTACACGGTTAGAACTAAAAAATCATCAGAATTTGGATACGTGCGTTTTAATCTTGTTAACGCCAAATTACCGGTTATTATTCAGTTAACCACCGAAAAAGGGGAAGTTAAATACGAACAGGCTGTTGCTAAAGCTGGCGCTGTTGATTTTGAAAATTTACCAGCAGGCATCTTTTATATCAGAGTTATACACGATAGTAATGGCAACGGAATTTTCGATACCGGAAACTATTTAAAGAAATTACAACCTGAAGAAGTAAGCTTCTTTAAAGAAATAGAAATTAGAGCCGATTGGGGATTAGAAGAAACGTTAAATTTTACTGGAGAGTAA
- a CDS encoding leucine--tRNA ligase, which translates to MKYDFNQIEKKWQEYWAKNQTFKAENHSDKPKYYVLDMFPYPSGAGLHVGHPLGYIASDIYARYKRHQGFNVLHPQGYDSFGLPAEQYAIQTGQHPAITTETNIATYRRQLDQIGFSFDWSREVRTSDPSYYKWTQWIFIQLFNSWYNNDAEKAEDISTLINIFEAEGNANVNAVCDDAVESFTAEEWKAFSSKEQQEILLQYRLTYLAETEVNWCPALGTVLANDEIVNGVSERGGHPVVRKKMTQWSMRISAYAERLLQGLNTIDWTDSLKESQRNWIGKSVGAAVTFNVIESDAKQSHTIEVFTTRPDTIFGVSFMTLAPEHDLVSKITTLEQKAEVQAYIEATAKRSERERMADVKTITGAFTGAYAEHPFTKEPIPVWIGDYVLAGYGTGAVMSVPCGDQRDYDFAKHFNIAIPNIFEGADISEEAFADKDKTIIANSDFLNGLNYKEATKTVITELEKLGCGEGKTNYRLRDAVFSRQRYWGEPFPVYYVEGMPQMIDAAHLPIQLPEVEKYLPTETGEPPLGNATVWAWDTVENRVVSNDLIDNNTIFPLELNTMPGWAGSSWYFNRYMDSTNTEAFASQEALNYWKDVDLYIGGSEHATGHLLYARFWQKFLFDKGVVPVDEFAKKLINQGMILGTSAFVHKIKDTGFYSYDEGIDEDVLREKDELFDNIFEFLLGNSVISYDLLENKKEYDAIAGPKYNLKEVVSGLDIDLTDFEKNGFDLSKISFTTYSTHSSLECVNLQDELDFEEFNLWSRENDIKRPILNSKGKIKVSREVEKMSKSKYNVVNPDQICIDYGADSLRLYEMFLGPLEQYKPWNTAGITGVHGFLKKLWKLYVNDNGLRVDDSEPSKDSLKTLHKTIKKVQEDIENFSFNTSVSTFMIAVNELTAEKCTSKAVLEQLLVLISPYAPHIAEELWSQLGHNESISTAAFPKFDESHLVESSKNYPISFNGKMRFTLELPLDMSKEDIEKTVLAHEKTQEQLQGRAPKKVIVVPGKIVNIVG; encoded by the coding sequence ATGAAATACGATTTCAATCAAATCGAGAAGAAGTGGCAAGAATACTGGGCCAAAAATCAAACGTTTAAGGCTGAAAATCATTCAGACAAACCTAAATATTATGTGTTAGATATGTTTCCTTACCCAAGTGGTGCCGGATTGCACGTAGGGCATCCGCTGGGATACATCGCATCAGATATTTATGCGCGTTACAAGCGCCATCAAGGGTTTAATGTATTACATCCGCAGGGGTACGATAGTTTTGGTTTACCGGCTGAGCAGTATGCGATTCAAACAGGGCAACATCCGGCTATTACTACCGAAACGAATATTGCAACTTACCGTCGCCAGTTAGATCAAATAGGTTTTTCATTCGACTGGTCTCGTGAGGTTCGTACGTCTGATCCTAGTTACTATAAATGGACGCAGTGGATTTTCATTCAGTTATTCAACTCTTGGTATAATAACGACGCTGAGAAAGCTGAAGATATTTCAACCTTAATCAACATTTTTGAAGCTGAAGGAAATGCAAACGTTAATGCCGTTTGTGATGATGCTGTTGAGTCGTTTACCGCTGAAGAGTGGAAAGCATTTTCATCGAAAGAACAACAGGAAATTTTATTACAATATCGATTAACGTATTTAGCAGAAACCGAAGTAAACTGGTGTCCTGCTTTAGGAACCGTGTTGGCAAACGACGAGATTGTTAATGGGGTTTCTGAGCGTGGTGGTCATCCGGTGGTTAGAAAGAAAATGACGCAGTGGAGTATGCGTATTTCTGCGTATGCCGAGCGTTTATTACAAGGCTTAAATACCATTGACTGGACCGATTCTTTAAAGGAAAGTCAGCGTAACTGGATTGGAAAATCGGTTGGTGCAGCTGTGACTTTCAACGTCATTGAGAGCGATGCGAAGCAATCTCACACTATTGAAGTCTTCACTACACGTCCTGATACGATTTTTGGGGTTAGTTTTATGACTTTAGCGCCGGAGCACGATTTGGTATCTAAAATTACAACTCTGGAGCAAAAAGCAGAGGTTCAAGCTTACATTGAAGCAACGGCGAAACGTAGCGAACGTGAGCGTATGGCCGATGTAAAAACCATTACAGGTGCTTTTACAGGTGCGTATGCTGAGCATCCATTCACCAAAGAACCAATTCCTGTTTGGATTGGAGATTACGTTCTAGCAGGATACGGAACAGGAGCGGTAATGTCTGTGCCTTGTGGTGATCAGCGTGATTATGATTTCGCGAAGCATTTCAATATTGCCATTCCAAATATTTTTGAAGGTGCCGATATTTCGGAAGAAGCCTTTGCCGATAAAGACAAAACCATTATCGCTAACAGCGACTTTTTAAATGGTTTAAATTATAAAGAAGCAACCAAAACGGTTATTACCGAGTTAGAAAAATTAGGTTGTGGAGAAGGGAAAACCAACTACCGTTTACGTGATGCTGTATTTAGTCGTCAGCGTTATTGGGGTGAGCCATTCCCTGTGTATTATGTAGAGGGGATGCCGCAAATGATTGATGCAGCGCATTTGCCAATTCAATTACCTGAAGTAGAAAAGTATTTACCAACCGAAACTGGTGAGCCGCCATTAGGTAATGCTACGGTTTGGGCCTGGGATACGGTTGAAAACCGCGTAGTAAGTAACGATTTAATTGATAATAACACAATTTTCCCCTTAGAGTTAAATACTATGCCAGGTTGGGCTGGAAGTTCATGGTATTTTAACCGTTATATGGATTCAACCAACACTGAAGCTTTCGCAAGTCAGGAGGCGTTGAATTACTGGAAAGATGTCGATTTATACATCGGTGGAAGCGAGCACGCCACAGGGCACTTATTATATGCGCGTTTCTGGCAAAAGTTCTTATTTGATAAGGGTGTTGTACCAGTTGATGAGTTTGCTAAAAAACTGATTAACCAGGGGATGATTCTTGGGACGAGTGCTTTTGTTCATAAAATAAAGGATACTGGCTTCTATTCTTATGATGAAGGAATAGATGAAGATGTTTTAAGAGAGAAGGATGAATTATTTGATAATATTTTTGAATTTTTGTTAGGTAATTCTGTTATTTCATATGATTTACTGGAAAATAAAAAGGAGTATGATGCTATTGCAGGTCCTAAATATAATTTGAAAGAAGTTGTAAGTGGATTAGATATTGATTTGACTGATTTTGAAAAGAATGGTTTTGATTTGAGTAAAATATCATTTACCACTTATTCAACGCATAGTTCATTAGAATGTGTTAATCTTCAAGATGAATTAGACTTTGAAGAATTTAATTTATGGTCCAGAGAGAATGATATCAAGAGACCGATTTTAAATTCAAAAGGAAAAATTAAAGTTTCTCGCGAAGTTGAAAAAATGTCGAAATCGAAGTATAATGTGGTGAATCCAGACCAGATTTGTATCGATTACGGTGCCGATTCTTTACGTTTATATGAAATGTTCCTTGGGCCGTTAGAGCAATACAAACCTTGGAATACAGCTGGTATTACAGGTGTTCACGGGTTCCTTAAAAAACTTTGGAAACTATATGTAAACGATAACGGATTACGAGTAGACGATAGCGAGCCAAGTAAAGACAGCTTAAAAACACTTCATAAAACAATTAAGAAAGTACAGGAAGATATCGAGAACTTCTCGTTCAATACATCGGTATCAACTTTTATGATTGCGGTTAACGAATTAACAGCAGAAAAATGTACATCGAAAGCTGTTTTAGAGCAGTTATTGGTTTTAATTTCTCCTTACGCGCCTCACATTGCTGAGGAATTATGGAGTCAGTTAGGGCATAATGAATCGATTTCAACGGCAGCATTTCCTAAATTCGACGAGAGTCATTTAGTAGAAAGCAGTAAGAATTACCCAATTTCATTTAATGGTAAAATGCGTTTCACTTTAGAATTACCGTTAGATATGAGTAAGGAAGATATCGAGAAAACCGTATTAGCTCACGAAAAAACTCAGGAGCAATTACAGGGAAGAGCCCCTAAAAAGGTGATTGTTGTACCAGGCAAAATTGTAAATATTGTAGGCTAA
- the ald gene encoding alanine dehydrogenase, whose product MKIGVPIEIKNNENRVGMTPSGVFELTKRNHEVFVQKDAGFGSGFLDQDYIKAGATILETIEEVYEIADMIVKVKEPIEKEYSLIKKDQVVFTYFHFASSETLTKAMIESKAVCIAYETVEDADGSLPLLVPMSEVAGRMSIQQGAKYLEKPIKGRGILLGGVPGVPPANVLVLGGGIVGIQAAKMAAGLGANVTIMDINMKQLRYISDIMPANVNTEFSSEYNIRKHLPETDLVIGGVLIKGAKAPKLITKDMLKDMRPGTVIVDVAVDQGGCFETTHATTHQDPTYIIDDVVHYCVANMPGAVPYTSTVALTNVTLPYVIRLANEGWEQACANNASLAKGLNVVKGDIVYKEIAEAFDLEFVAS is encoded by the coding sequence ATGAAAATTGGTGTTCCTATAGAAATTAAAAACAATGAGAACAGAGTAGGTATGACACCTTCAGGTGTATTCGAGCTTACTAAAAGAAACCACGAAGTATTCGTGCAAAAAGATGCAGGTTTTGGTAGTGGATTTCTTGACCAAGATTATATTAAAGCTGGAGCAACTATTCTTGAAACCATTGAAGAGGTTTATGAGATAGCGGATATGATTGTTAAGGTGAAAGAACCTATCGAGAAGGAGTACAGCTTAATTAAGAAAGATCAGGTTGTATTTACTTATTTTCATTTTGCATCAAGTGAAACCCTTACTAAAGCAATGATCGAAAGTAAAGCGGTTTGTATCGCTTACGAAACTGTAGAAGATGCTGACGGGTCTTTACCATTATTAGTTCCAATGTCTGAGGTTGCTGGTAGAATGTCTATCCAACAAGGTGCTAAATATTTAGAGAAACCAATTAAAGGACGTGGAATTTTACTAGGTGGTGTTCCGGGTGTTCCTCCTGCAAATGTATTAGTTTTAGGTGGTGGTATCGTAGGTATCCAGGCAGCTAAAATGGCAGCAGGTTTAGGAGCTAACGTAACTATCATGGATATTAACATGAAGCAATTACGTTACATCTCTGATATCATGCCAGCTAACGTAAATACTGAGTTCTCTAGTGAGTACAACATTAGAAAACACTTACCAGAAACAGATTTAGTTATCGGTGGTGTATTAATTAAAGGAGCAAAAGCGCCTAAATTAATCACTAAAGATATGCTTAAAGATATGCGTCCTGGAACAGTAATCGTTGACGTTGCTGTAGACCAAGGTGGATGTTTTGAAACAACTCACGCAACTACACACCAAGATCCTACTTACATCATTGATGATGTAGTACACTACTGTGTGGCTAACATGCCAGGTGCTGTACCTTACACTTCTACTGTAGCTTTAACTAACGTAACTTTACCTTACGTAATTAGATTAGCTAACGAAGGATGGGAGCAAGCTTGTGCTAACAACGCGTCTTTAGCAAAAGGATTAAATGTTGTTAAAGGAGATATCGTTTATAAAGAAATCGCTGAAGCTTTCGATTTAGAGTTTGTAGCGTCTTAA
- a CDS encoding MutS-related protein has protein sequence MESPESYYKKHLDVYTSETQKHYRKMTGLSSLRLLVFLLSAGGIYTFFAQWQLALAIGLLGIIVFIVLLTKYNDVKAKRNFNKALAELNEEELKILSGDFHHRNQGLEFQDPKHFYSLDIDLFGRGSFFQFMNRTTNNEGTQTLANLLKANNIENIEVRQKAIKELNEKPQWRQYYSATSSLVHVETPTEQIISWLKGYESFLPKFIKWLPLVFTIVTLGLGIGAFFEFSFAAYLGYWLLVGLGVSGGYLKKINVLSSNTDKVKDTFRQYALLLDLVEKETFTSELLKEKQQQIQLGEEKASAIFKAFSRSLDALDNRNNLIGAIFGNGYFLTDLKNSYRIEKWIEKYGHKVTDWFEVVAFFDAYNSLGNFAFNHPEFVFPKIHENGPTILAEQLGHPLLNKEKRVDSDVTINKEQFFIVTGANMAGKSTFLRTISLHIVMANVGLPVCAKSSAYSPIKLITSMRTTDSLTDDSSYFFSELTRLKYIVDTIKTERYFIVLDEILKGTNSTDKAIGSKKFVEKLVASNATGIIATHDLSLCDIEQELEAVKNYYFDAEIINDELYFDYKLKSGVCQNMNASFLLKKMEIV, from the coding sequence ATGGAATCACCAGAATCTTACTATAAAAAACACCTAGATGTTTATACTTCTGAAACTCAGAAGCATTACCGAAAAATGACAGGGTTAAGCAGTTTGCGCTTACTGGTTTTTCTGTTGAGTGCTGGCGGAATTTATACATTCTTCGCGCAATGGCAGCTGGCACTTGCAATTGGTTTGTTGGGAATTATTGTATTTATTGTTTTGTTGACAAAATATAACGATGTTAAAGCCAAACGAAATTTTAATAAGGCTTTAGCAGAACTCAATGAAGAAGAACTTAAAATTTTATCAGGAGATTTCCACCATCGCAATCAAGGTTTAGAATTTCAAGATCCGAAGCATTTTTACAGTTTAGATATCGATTTATTTGGTCGGGGTTCATTCTTTCAGTTTATGAATAGAACAACAAATAATGAAGGTACTCAAACCTTAGCGAATTTGTTAAAGGCTAATAATATTGAAAATATTGAAGTGCGTCAGAAGGCCATAAAGGAACTTAACGAAAAACCACAATGGCGTCAATATTATTCGGCAACCTCAAGTTTAGTACATGTTGAAACCCCGACAGAGCAAATTATATCGTGGCTTAAAGGCTATGAATCGTTTTTGCCAAAATTTATAAAATGGTTACCGTTGGTATTCACAATTGTAACTTTGGGCTTGGGTATAGGTGCTTTTTTTGAATTTTCATTTGCGGCATATTTGGGATACTGGCTTTTGGTTGGATTAGGTGTAAGTGGTGGCTATTTAAAGAAAATTAATGTGCTGTCGTCCAACACCGATAAGGTAAAAGATACGTTTCGTCAATATGCTTTATTATTGGATTTAGTAGAAAAGGAAACATTTACTTCAGAATTATTAAAAGAAAAACAGCAGCAAATTCAGTTAGGCGAAGAAAAAGCGTCAGCTATTTTTAAAGCATTTTCAAGATCTTTAGATGCATTAGATAATCGAAATAATTTAATTGGTGCTATTTTCGGAAATGGCTATTTCTTGACTGATTTAAAAAATAGTTACCGCATTGAAAAATGGATTGAAAAGTATGGTCATAAAGTAACCGATTGGTTTGAGGTCGTGGCATTTTTTGATGCTTACAATTCCTTAGGAAATTTTGCTTTTAATCATCCTGAATTTGTATTTCCGAAGATTCATGAAAATGGACCAACAATTTTGGCAGAACAGTTAGGGCATCCGTTATTGAATAAAGAAAAACGCGTTGATAGCGATGTAACCATTAATAAAGAGCAGTTTTTTATCGTTACCGGAGCTAATATGGCAGGAAAGAGTACCTTTTTACGAACCATTTCATTGCATATTGTTATGGCAAATGTCGGTTTGCCCGTGTGTGCAAAATCGAGTGCCTATTCGCCAATAAAATTAATTACCAGTATGCGAACCACCGATTCGTTAACAGATGACAGTTCGTATTTCTTTTCAGAATTAACCCGTTTAAAATATATAGTCGATACTATAAAGACTGAACGCTATTTTATTGTTTTAGATGAAATTTTAAAAGGAACCAACAGTACCGATAAAGCGATTGGTTCTAAAAAATTTGTTGAAAAACTGGTGGCTTCCAATGCTACCGGAATTATAGCAACGCATGATTTAAGTTTGTGTGATATAGAACAGGAATTGGAAGCAGTAAAGAACTATTACTTTGATGCAGAAATTATAAACGACGAACTGTATTTCGACTATAAATTAAAAAGCGGTGTTTGCCAGAATATGAACGCCTCTTTTTTATTGAAAAAAATGGAAATTGTTTAG
- a CDS encoding zinc metallopeptidase: protein MIGYYILIGGIALVSWLVSNQLKRKFEQYSKVQLRNGMTGAQIAEKMLADHGITDVEVISTPGRLTDHYNPKNKTVNLSEAVYHQRNAAAAAVAAHECGHAVQHAQAYEWLQMRSALVPIVSVTSGMSQWLVIGGLVLGAAESAGMGFYVAILGLVFMAAATLFSFITLPVEYDASNRALAWLKNKNMVSQEEYAGSEDALKWAARTYLVAAIGALANLLYWGLRVLGGSRD from the coding sequence ATGATAGGATATTATATATTAATAGGTGGTATTGCTCTGGTAAGCTGGTTAGTGAGTAATCAGTTAAAACGAAAATTTGAACAATACTCAAAGGTTCAGTTAAGAAATGGGATGACAGGTGCTCAGATAGCTGAGAAAATGTTGGCCGATCATGGTATTACCGATGTTGAGGTTATTTCTACACCAGGTCGTTTAACCGATCATTATAACCCCAAAAATAAAACCGTGAATTTAAGTGAAGCTGTATACCATCAGCGTAATGCCGCAGCGGCAGCCGTAGCGGCTCACGAATGTGGTCATGCTGTGCAACATGCTCAGGCTTATGAGTGGTTGCAAATGCGTTCGGCTTTAGTGCCAATAGTTAGTGTAACTTCAGGAATGTCGCAATGGTTGGTTATTGGAGGTCTGGTTCTTGGTGCAGCTGAAAGTGCAGGCATGGGCTTTTATGTAGCTATTCTTGGTTTGGTTTTTATGGCAGCGGCAACTTTATTTAGCTTTATTACACTGCCTGTGGAATACGATGCAAGTAATCGCGCTTTAGCATGGTTGAAAAATAAAAATATGGTATCTCAGGAAGAGTATGCAGGTTCTGAAGATGCACTTAAATGGGCGGCAAGAACCTATCTTGTAGCAGCAATTGGAGCGTTAGCAAACTTATTATATTGGGGCTTACGCGTATTAGGAGGCTCAAGAGATTAG
- a CDS encoding ComF family protein: MFQSVINLLFPKVCYACLNTLNDNEETICITCRHDLPVTNFHFDNANTVKKVLYGRANIEHATALFRFEKKGPVQHLIHGLKYKGYETIGITLGDWLGGELKTLKQYENIDVVIPVPLHKKKLKKRGYNQVAKFGQHIAEALHCDYHDDVLVKVTNTSSQVNKIRFARWNNNNELFKLNDPKRIENKHILLVDDLITTGATLEACISVLNQAKNIKISIATMAIA, translated from the coding sequence ATGTTTCAATCTGTTATCAATTTATTATTCCCGAAAGTGTGCTATGCATGCCTGAACACTTTGAATGATAACGAGGAAACCATTTGCATAACCTGCAGACACGATTTACCTGTCACTAATTTCCATTTTGATAATGCCAATACGGTTAAAAAAGTACTTTATGGAAGGGCAAATATTGAACACGCTACGGCCCTTTTCAGATTTGAAAAGAAAGGTCCTGTTCAGCATCTCATTCACGGGTTAAAATACAAAGGTTACGAAACTATTGGAATTACTTTAGGTGATTGGTTGGGCGGAGAACTTAAAACACTAAAGCAATATGAAAATATTGATGTGGTTATTCCAGTACCATTACACAAAAAGAAATTAAAAAAGCGCGGTTACAATCAGGTTGCAAAATTCGGACAACATATTGCTGAAGCGTTGCATTGCGATTATCATGATGATGTTTTAGTAAAAGTCACCAATACCTCATCTCAAGTCAATAAAATACGGTTTGCCCGATGGAATAACAATAATGAACTTTTTAAACTGAACGATCCCAAACGCATAGAAAACAAACATATTTTACTGGTGGACGACTTGATTACTACCGGTGCAACGTTAGAAGCCTGTATTAGCGTCTTGAATCAGGCTAAGAATATAAAAATAAGCATTGCCACCATGGCAATAGCCTAA
- a CDS encoding amidohydrolase has protein sequence MQDQMKLALIQSDLVWEDPKANRKQFKEKIETIKGEVDLIVLPEMFTTAFTMNADAVAETMDGKTVSWMQKVAQETNAAVMGSIIIEDNKSYYNRLLFVEPSGDVVSYDKRHTFTLAGEDKVFSKGDKKVIIEYKGWKICPQVCYDLRFPVWVRNVEDYDVLIYVANWPKPRIFAWDTLLKARAIENMCYCVGVNRVGLDDAQNEYCGNSEVYDVLGNAISKLKPNRDMVDVVTLERNHINFYRNKLKFLEDKDVFTLQ, from the coding sequence ATGCAAGATCAAATGAAACTAGCCCTTATTCAATCCGATTTGGTTTGGGAAGATCCGAAAGCGAACCGCAAGCAATTCAAAGAAAAAATTGAAACGATTAAAGGAGAGGTTGATCTTATTGTGCTTCCCGAAATGTTTACCACAGCTTTTACCATGAATGCTGATGCTGTTGCCGAAACTATGGATGGCAAAACGGTGTCCTGGATGCAAAAAGTGGCTCAGGAAACCAATGCGGCGGTGATGGGGAGTATTATTATAGAAGATAATAAATCCTACTATAATAGGTTGTTGTTTGTTGAACCTTCAGGAGATGTAGTGTCATATGATAAACGCCATACGTTTACGTTAGCAGGAGAAGATAAGGTGTTTTCTAAAGGAGATAAAAAAGTTATTATAGAGTATAAAGGCTGGAAAATTTGTCCGCAAGTGTGTTACGATCTGCGTTTTCCTGTTTGGGTAAGAAATGTAGAAGATTACGATGTGTTAATTTATGTTGCCAACTGGCCAAAACCGAGAATTTTTGCCTGGGATACCTTGCTAAAAGCGCGAGCTATAGAGAACATGTGTTACTGCGTTGGGGTAAATCGGGTAGGGCTGGATGATGCACAAAATGAGTATTGCGGAAACTCCGAAGTGTACGACGTGTTGGGGAATGCCATATCTAAATTAAAACCAAACAGAGATATGGTAGATGTGGTAACACTGGAGCGAAACCACATTAATTTCTACCGTAATAAGCTTAAGTTTTTAGAAGATAAAGACGTGTTTACTCTCCAGTAA
- a CDS encoding Bax inhibitor-1/YccA family protein — translation MEDMIQNKLMVADLSEADKVAFYKKTYSHVAGGVLAFVLFEYLLLQSDTVIEFMLSMTEGWRWLIMLGGFMLVTNYAESMTLRTADKNMQYLAYGVYILAEALIFVPIIYIAAFYMESGPEILNQAAIVTLCLFTGLSAIVFVTKKDFSFLKAGLTVGFFIAIGLVIAGSLFGFNLGLWFSVAMCVLAAGSILYQTSNLVNKYSDDQYIPAALGLFAALMLLFWYILRIFMSRD, via the coding sequence ATGGAAGACATGATTCAAAACAAATTAATGGTCGCCGATTTATCTGAAGCAGATAAGGTCGCATTTTACAAAAAGACGTATTCTCATGTAGCAGGAGGCGTGTTGGCTTTTGTTTTATTTGAATATTTATTGCTTCAAAGTGATACTGTAATAGAATTTATGTTGTCTATGACAGAAGGTTGGCGCTGGTTAATTATGCTTGGCGGATTTATGTTAGTAACCAATTATGCTGAAAGTATGACTTTAAGAACAGCCGATAAAAATATGCAGTATTTAGCCTATGGGGTTTATATATTAGCTGAAGCCTTGATTTTTGTTCCTATTATTTACATTGCTGCGTTTTATATGGAGTCTGGTCCTGAAATATTAAATCAGGCGGCCATAGTTACATTGTGTCTGTTTACAGGGTTGTCGGCTATTGTATTCGTAACTAAAAAAGATTTCTCGTTTTTAAAGGCCGGATTAACGGTCGGATTTTTTATTGCAATAGGTTTAGTTATTGCAGGAAGTCTTTTTGGTTTCAATTTAGGACTTTGGTTTTCGGTAGCTATGTGTGTATTGGCAGCAGGTTCTATTTTATATCAAACATCAAATCTTGTTAATAAATACTCAGACGATCAATACATACCTGCAGCCTTAGGTTTATTTGCTGCGTTAATGCTATTGTTTTGGTACATACTGCGCATTTTTATGTCTAGAGATTAA